From a region of the Salvelinus alpinus chromosome 2, SLU_Salpinus.1, whole genome shotgun sequence genome:
- the LOC139552072 gene encoding zinc finger protein 135-like, which produces PDSEEPEPGTSEPARRHQCSDFRKGCNRLWDLKQHEKIHTREKPYHCSQCGIGFNQKSHLKGHEIIHTGKKPYHCSQCGKSFKEPCHLKQHERIHTGEKPYHCSQCGKSFKQPCHLKSHERIHTGEKPYHCSQCGKSFKQPCHLKQHERIHTGEKPYHCSQCAHCFRQKGTLTQHERIHTGEKPYHCSQCGKSFNQPGSLKRHEIIHTGEMPYHCSQCGKCFGSSGELKQHERIHTGEKPYHCSQCGKCFGSSGELKQHERIHTGEKPYHCSMCGKSFNQKSILNQHEKIHRGEKPYHSSQGAKFLPI; this is translated from the coding sequence ccagACTCAGAGGAACCAGAGCCAGGGACGTCCGAACCAGCAAGACGACACCAGTGCTCCGACTTTAGAAAGGGTTGTAACCGGTTATGGGACCTGAAACAACACGAGAAAATACACAcaagggagaagccttaccactgctcccagtgtggaattGGTTTTAATCAGAAATCACACCTAAAAGGTCATGAGATAATACACACAGGgaagaagccttaccactgctcccagtgtggaaagagtttcaaaGAGCCTTGTCAtctgaaacaacatgagagaatacacacaggggagaagccttaccactgctcccagtgtggaaagagtttcaaaCAGCCTTGTCATCTGAAAAgtcatgagagaatacacacaggggagaagccttaccactgctcccagtgtggaaagagtttcaaaCAGCCTTGTCAtctgaaacaacatgagagaatacacacaggggagaagccttaccactgctcccagtgtgcaCATTGTTTCAGACAGAAAGGAACCCTGACCcaacacgagagaatacacacaggggagaagccttaccactgctcccagtgtggaaagagtttcaaTCAGCCAGGGTCTCTGAAACGGCACGagataatacacacaggggagatgccttaccactgctctcagtgtggaaagtgtttcggCAGTTCAGGGGAGCTGAAACAACATgaaagaatacacacaggggagaagccttaccactgctctcagtgtggaaagtgtttcggCAGTTCAGGGGAGCTGAAACAACATgaaagaatacacacaggggagaagccttaccactgctccatgtgtggaaagagttttaatcAGAAAAGCATCCTGAACCAACACGAGAAAATACACagaggggagaagccttaccactcctCCCAGGGTGCAAAGTTTTTGCCCATTTAG